From Thermoanaerobaculia bacterium:
GCGGGATGCGGTCGTGGTTCGTTGCCTTCGAGCTGCCGGCGATGTGCACGGTGCCGAGCTTCTTCGCGTCGGCAATCGCCTTCTCCGACCAGACGCCGGTCTCGATGTAGTCGGCGGTCCCGCCGGCCGGCAGGAGGTTCATCGCCAGCATCGCGAACTGCAGCGTCGCTCCGCCCTGCAGGAAGAGCACCTGGTAGCCGTCGGGGACGCCCGCGAGCTTGCGCAGGTTGGCCTCGGCGCCGAAGCAGATCTCTTCGAACGGCTTCGAGCGGTGGCTGATTTCGAGGATCGACATGCCGACGCCGGGCAGCGCCAGGAGGTGCTCACGTGCCTCTTCGAGCACCGGCAGGGGCAGCACCGCCGGACCGGCGGAGAAGTTGAAGATGCGGTGGACAGTCGTCATGGGAGGAATCTCCGGAGGGACCTGCGTAGGAGCAAATTGTATCAACGTGGGGCGAGCCGGCGCGCCAGAGCCTCGGCCAGCGGTCGCGCCAGCCGGGCGACCTTGCGCGAACCGACCGGCGAGGGGGTGAAGGGTCCCCAAGGGGCGCCCAGCAGATCGCGGCGGAACTCGGCGCAGAGGACCTGCCCGGGATGGGCGAGGGCATACCGGTAGCCCATCGTCGCCGGATGCAGGTGATAGGTGGCGTTCTCGCCGGTCGCGAGGCCCAGCCCGCCATAGGCGGCTCGAAGTTCCGCAACCAGTCCCGTCGGAGCCAGATCGTTCCCCGCGGCATCCTGCGTGATGAAGTCCACTCCAGGCCGCTGCGTCCAGCGGGCGTAGGCTTCGGGCTGATAGGCCTCACGCAGCGCGGTGACGATGTCGGCGTCGACCGCGACCTCGACCGACCGCGGGGCGTAGCTGTGCAGCGCCACGGCGAGCCCGCCACCGTCCTTGGCAGAGCAGGTCTCCCGGTACAGCTTCGCAACCGCAGCGTGGTATTGCTGGTAGAGGGAAACCAGCATCTGCTGGTCGCGTGCTTCGGTGATGTAAGGCGGGAGACCGGGGGTCATGCCGCTCGCGGCCGATGCGGCGATCTCGCGGTTGAGATCGATGAAGGTGCGCGGCACCAGCGCCCGAACGACCACGACCCCCTTTACCGAAGCCTTTCGCGCTGAGCCCGTCAGCCGAGCCGCGACCTCGCGGGCGAGCTCCGGCACCCCGAAATCGGTATTGACGTGGAAGAACTGCTCGAGCCGCGCCGGCAGCGGGCTCGCGACCCGCGCCGCGACCGCGTCAAAGTGCTCCCGCTCCGTCGCGCCATGCGGCAGCTCGATCAGGAGGTCGGCCGGCCCATCGCCGCCGAACCGGAAGACCTCGCAGACGCTTTCGATCGATTCCTGCGTGCGGCGAGGTGCAACTGGTTGCGGGCGAGGCATGGCCGAGAGCAAATCATATCGCCGCCCGGAGCGTGTGGCCGGTGCCGCGGAGTTGTCGTATCTTCACTGCAGGCGCCTTCATCGAGGAGACCTCCTTGCCGCTCTCCTGGAACGAGATCCGTGACCGATCGGTGGCCTTCGTCCGCGAGTGGGCTCTGCGTGGAATCGTCAGTTGATTCCTCTGGGCTGCATGAGTTCGAAGTCAGGCCCGGGCAATAGTCGCTTCTCGCCGGAGCCCGGGCCCTGGGGGAAGCGAAAGCGATGAAGCGGGGCGAGATCCGGAGTCGACGGCAACTCGAGAAGGAGGGGCCGCGCATCGCCGTGCGGCGCGGCCGGGCGGTGAACCGGCGGAAGTGGTCGGCGGCGCAGGTGAAGCTCCTGGGCAATCTCTCCGACGACGAGGTGGCGCTCCGCATCGGCTCTTCGCGCACCATCGTGCAGGCGGAGCGTGTGCGTCGCGGCATTCCGCCCTTCGCTCCTCGAAGCGGATCGCACGCCTGGACCGAGCGCGAGCTGGCCCTTTTGGGAACGGCCTCCGACGCGGCGGTAGCGGCCGAGCTCGGAGTGTCGCGACCCGTCGTGACGATCAAGCGCCGAATCCTCGGCATTCCATCCTTCAATGCTCCGCCTCACGACGCACACACAGTGAATTGGACTGCCGACGAGGAGGCGATGCTCGGCAAGGTCTCCGACGCACAACTTGCCGAGATCCTCGGGCGTTCGAGAGCGGCCGTATACCTGCGGCGGCGGATGTTGGGAATTCGGTCTTCGAAACCGGGGCCGATCAAGATCCGCTGGACGAAGCGGCGGCTCGTGCGCCTGGGCAAGGACACTGACGATGCCATTGCACGCGAGCTCGGGGTTCATTCCTCTTCCGTGCAGCGCAAACGCCTGGAGCTCGGCATCGCCGCCTGGGTCGCGAAGGGCCCGGTCGTGGTTACGCGCGAGCTCAGGCGCCTACTGCGGTCGCCGAACACCGTCGTGCATGCGCGCACGGGACTCAAGAACGAGACCATCAACGATCTGCGCGAGAAAGTCGGGATCGCCGCGCCGCCGAACTTCATCGACACTCCGTGGACCCCCGAGGCGATCGCTCGGCTGGGCAAAGTCCCGGATGCCCGGCTCGCCGCCGAGCTGGGCGTTTGCCTGTCTGCCGTCCGCGGTCGAAGGCTCGCCGCGCAGCGCCCGCCCTCCCGACCTCAGCGGCGCTGGGCGGCCGGGGAAGTGAAGCTCCTGCGGAGCCGACTCTCGCTCGAGGCTCTTTCCGAGCGCCTAGGGCGCTCGGTGGCCACGATTCGAGCCAAACTGCACTACATGCGAAAAAAGCGGCAGCGCCGTGCTGCCGGCTGAGCCCTCTCATCTAGAGGCCAGCCATAAAGCTGGTATCGAGTATGGTACGCTTTGCGGCATGAGCGAAGTGCAGAAGATCACTGTGGAAGTACCGGCAGAGTTGTTGGCGAAAGCGCGGGCGGCCAGCGGCGAAAGTTTGACGGCGACGGTGCGAGAAGGGCTGAGACTGGTCGCGGCGGGACAGGCATTCAAGAACCTGCGGGCGAAGCGCGGCAAGGTCCAGTTCTCCCAGACGCTGGCGACTCTCCGCGACGATCGGGAGTAGGCGGGAGTGATCGCGGCGGACACGAGCAGCTGGATCAGCTATCTTTCAGGAGAAGCAGGCGAAGACGTTACGATGCTCGATCGTGCCCTCGAACAAGGTCAGGTCTGCGTGCCGGTGCCGGTACTGACTGAGTTGTTGAGCAATCCAAGACTGGATGAAGGAACGGTCCAGGACCTACTCGAGCTGCCGCTCCTCGAGCCCACGCCAGGCTACTGGGTGCGCGCCGGCGGGTTGCGCGCGAAGATCATCGAAAAAGGCCGCCGCGCGCGGCTCGGCGATGCCCTCATCGCGCAACTGTGCATCGACCACAAGATTCAGCTCATTACTCGTGACCGGGACTTCCGCGCCTTCGTCGATGCGGGAGAGCTGTCGATTCTCTATTCCTGAGTTTGCTCTTTGGATGCCATGGACTCGCAGGTCATGAGGCGCGGAGACTCCATGAGAGTCGGCGTCGCGCTCCGCACTCTTGTGAAATCGAGAGCATGTCGACCGAGGTTGGATGAATGACCCACCGGAAGATTCGCGGCGTCGAGATTGTGCGCGACACCGCCGGAAAGCCAACGGCAGTTCGGCTCGACCTGCGTATGCACGGGCAGCTTTGGGACGAGATTTACGATTGCCTTCTCGCGAAGCTGCGCGAAGCCGAGCCGCGAGAATCGCTCTCCGAGGTCCAGACCCACCTGGAGTCCTCGCGGTGCCGCCGATAGTCCTCGCTAGATTTCGTGGACGAGCAGTCCGTCGCGGAGCTTGGGCTCGAACCAGGTGGACTTGGGGGGCATGATTTGGCCGGCGTCGGAGACCGCGATGAGGTCGGCGACGGAGACCGGGAACATGGCGAAGGCGCCGGCGGCTTCGCCGGCGTCGACCCGCTTCTCGAGCTCCTTTGTGCCGCGGATGCCGCCCACGAAGTCGATCCGCTGGTCGGTTCTGGGGTCGCCGATGCCCAGCAGTGGGGTCAGCACATTCTCCTGGAGGACGTTGCAATCGAGGTTCTCGAGCGGAGAAGCTCCAGTAAAGGTGGGCAGCACGAACGTCTGCCAGCGTCCGCCCAGGTAGAGGCCGACGTGACCTTTGTGGTCCGGCTGCGGGGGGCCGTCGACAAACGCAAATCGTTCTCGGAGCTCAGCGAGCAGGTGCTCGGCGGTCTTGCCCTGGAGGTCTTTCACCAGGCGGTGGTAGGGCAGGACCTGGACCTGGTCGTCGGGGAAGGCGACGGCGAGGAAGTTCTCGGCGCTGCCGGCGTTGGGGCTCGGGGCATGCGGCGAGTGGCCGGCCGCAATCTCGGCGCGGGTTCGCCAGGCCGAAGCAGCGCGGTGGTGGCCGTCGGCGATGTAGAGCTCGGGAATCCCCGCGAACGCGGCGACCAGAGCGTCCCGGTCGGCGCCCGAGGCGCGCCAGACGGTATGCGCGACGCCGTCGGCGGCGGTGAAGTCGAACAACGGCTCGCAAGCGGCCACCTGCGTCACGATGTCGTCTACCTTTGCTGAAGCTTTGTAGGTAAGGAAGACCTTTCCCGTCTGGGCGCGCAGCTCGCACATATGGTGCGTACGGTCGTCCTCTTTGTCCCTGCGGGTCTTCTCGTGCTTCTTGATCCGGCCGTTCTCGTACTCGTCGACGCTCCAGGTACCGGCGACCCCCGTCTGCGTGTGATTTCCCATCTTCAGCTGATAGACGTAGAGCGCAGGCTCAGCCTCGGTCTCGAGCGGCGCGGCTCGGCGCAGGGCGTCGAGGTTCGTTCGCGCCAGGGCATATACCGCGTCGGAATGCACGTCGGTCTCTTCGGGCAGGTCGATTTCGGAACGTGTGACGTGCAGGAAGGAGAGGGGATTGCCGGCCGCGAGCGCCCGCGCCTCCGCGGTGCTGACGACGTCGTAGGGCACCGAGGAGACCAGCGGTGCCCCCTGTGGAGTCGGACGCAACGCGCGGAATGGGGTCAGTTTTGCCATAATCACGATTCTAGGACGGATTCCAGGTGGGATTTCGAACCGGAGTCCATGGATGCGGGCCCCTCCGCGAGCTCTCGAGGATCTTCGATACATGGGTGCAATCAGGGTGGGTATCGTCGGTTGCGGTCGAATCGGTCGCAACCTGGTGCGTATTCTCGGACGCTCTTCCGGGATCGAGTTGCGGGCGATCATCGATCCGGCCGATCCGGAGGGCATCGAATACCTGCTCCGGTTCGACACCCTTCTCGGACGGTTCCCGGCGCCGATCTCCCGGCGTGACGGCATACTCGAGATCGACGGCCGCGAGGTCGCCCTGCTCGCTCCGCCGGTGGGCGCCGGTGGGGCGGGGGCGCCCGACTGGAAGGCGCTCGGCGTGGACATCGTCATCGAGGCGAGCGAGAGTCTGCAGAGTCGGGCGGCACTCGAAGCTCATCTCGCGAACGGCGCGTCGCGCGTGCTCCTCTGCTCGCCGCCGGTCGAGCCGCCCGACGCCACGATCGTGATCGGGGTCAATGACCGGAGCCTCGCGGCGGAGCACCGCATCGTCTCGGCGGGCTCGGTCACGGCCAACTGCGCCGCGCCGGTCCTCAAGGTCCTGGCCGCGGAGTTCGGCCTCGAGCGCGTCTTCCTGACCACGGTGCACGCCTACTCGAACCACCTGCGCCTCGCCGACGTGCCCGCGGAGGACATGCGCAGCGGGCGCGCGGCGGCCGAGAACATCATTCCTCAGCCGACCAACGCCGACGAGCTGATCGCCGAGTTGGTGCCCGAGCTCGCCGGGAAAATCTCGGGATTGGCGGTCAATGTGCCGGTGGCGAACGGCTCGATCGTCGACCTCACCTGCTGGCACCCCGGCGCGGTCACGGTCGAGGCGATCAACGCCGCCCTGAAGAGCGCGGCCGATCAGGGCCTCTACGGTGTCCTCGCCTACGAGACCGAGCCGATCGTCTCCTCGGACATTCTGCGCTCGACCTATTCGGGCACCTTCGATTCGCTGTCGACCATGGTCATCGGCGGCAAAGTGTCGAAGACACTTACCTTCTACGACAACGGCTGGGGCTACTGCCATCGCGTGATCGACCTCCTGCGCCGGCTCTCGACCTTCGCCGCGGGGGAGCAGCGATGACCATTCGGGTCGGGATCAACGGCTTCGGACGTATCGGGCGCTCCGTCTTCCGGATCTTGAGCGACCGGGCGGACGTCGAGGTGGTCTGCATCAACGATCTCTTCGAGAACGAGCACCTCGCCTACCTGCTCGAGTACGACTCGGTAATGGGACCGTTCGGCAAGCAGGTGACTTTCGACGACGAAACGATGGTCGTGGCCGGGCACTCGATCCGCATGACGGCGGAGAAGGATCCGGCGGCGATCCCCTGGGGCGAGCTCGGAGTCGACGTCGTGATCGAGGCGACCGGCGTCTTCAGGAGCCGTGAGAAGCTCGAACGGCACCTCGCAGGGGGCGCGAGGAAGGTGATCCTGACCGTGCCGCCCAAGGACGAGATCGACCGGATGATCGTGATGGGAGTCAACG
This genomic window contains:
- a CDS encoding N-formylglutamate amidohydrolase, with the translated sequence MPRPQPVAPRRTQESIESVCEVFRFGGDGPADLLIELPHGATEREHFDAVAARVASPLPARLEQFFHVNTDFGVPELAREVAARLTGSARKASVKGVVVVRALVPRTFIDLNREIAASAASGMTPGLPPYITEARDQQMLVSLYQQYHAAVAKLYRETCSAKDGGGLAVALHSYAPRSVEVAVDADIVTALREAYQPEAYARWTQRPGVDFITQDAAGNDLAPTGLVAELRAAYGGLGLATGENATYHLHPATMGYRYALAHPGQVLCAEFRRDLLGAPWGPFTPSPVGSRKVARLARPLAEALARRLAPR
- a CDS encoding PIN domain-containing protein, translating into MIAADTSSWISYLSGEAGEDVTMLDRALEQGQVCVPVPVLTELLSNPRLDEGTVQDLLELPLLEPTPGYWVRAGGLRAKIIEKGRRARLGDALIAQLCIDHKIQLITRDRDFRAFVDAGELSILYS
- a CDS encoding DUF1015 domain-containing protein; this encodes MAKLTPFRALRPTPQGAPLVSSVPYDVVSTAEARALAAGNPLSFLHVTRSEIDLPEETDVHSDAVYALARTNLDALRRAAPLETEAEPALYVYQLKMGNHTQTGVAGTWSVDEYENGRIKKHEKTRRDKEDDRTHHMCELRAQTGKVFLTYKASAKVDDIVTQVAACEPLFDFTAADGVAHTVWRASGADRDALVAAFAGIPELYIADGHHRAASAWRTRAEIAAGHSPHAPSPNAGSAENFLAVAFPDDQVQVLPYHRLVKDLQGKTAEHLLAELRERFAFVDGPPQPDHKGHVGLYLGGRWQTFVLPTFTGASPLENLDCNVLQENVLTPLLGIGDPRTDQRIDFVGGIRGTKELEKRVDAGEAAGAFAMFPVSVADLIAVSDAGQIMPPKSTWFEPKLRDGLLVHEI
- a CDS encoding type I glyceraldehyde-3-phosphate dehydrogenase, with the translated sequence MGAIRVGIVGCGRIGRNLVRILGRSSGIELRAIIDPADPEGIEYLLRFDTLLGRFPAPISRRDGILEIDGREVALLAPPVGAGGAGAPDWKALGVDIVIEASESLQSRAALEAHLANGASRVLLCSPPVEPPDATIVIGVNDRSLAAEHRIVSAGSVTANCAAPVLKVLAAEFGLERVFLTTVHAYSNHLRLADVPAEDMRSGRAAAENIIPQPTNADELIAELVPELAGKISGLAVNVPVANGSIVDLTCWHPGAVTVEAINAALKSAADQGLYGVLAYETEPIVSSDILRSTYSGTFDSLSTMVIGGKVSKTLTFYDNGWGYCHRVIDLLRRLSTFAAGEQR